CTAATTCAGGTAAATCTAAAAGCGGGTCTCCGAGTAAATTTGATGTTTTTAAAGTTGTTTCAACAAATTTATCAAGAATTGAGAATCTTGACAGTAAATACATTCTTGAGTAAAGAACAAGGTCCCCGATTTTATTTATTGAATTTCTTAAATAACCTATAAAAATTGATTTTGTATAATCGGAACTTATATCAAAGTTTAAATTACCAGGTTCTTTTCCACTTCCAGAAAGGGAAATTGATCCAATAGCTCCCCTTTCAGGTAAAAGGAGAATTTCTTCACCAAAAGCTCTTGCATCTGTCATACCGAATTCTCCTGTCCAGCATGATAGGGCTGTAAAGAAATAACATTTTTTATAATTAGTTGTTTCCCAGAGGTCTTCCTGTCTGAATGCACCTTTTACCCATAAAGTGTGTATTCCTCCATGCCCTATAAAATTAAAAATTGATGCCCCATCAGAAAGGTAATTAATTAAATTCTCAGGTGTTTCGTTTTCATCAGGTTCAACATAAGTCATTCCTTTTTTCATCAAGGATTTTAGAAAGTTATTTATCTGTGTGTATATATCACTTCCTTGACCTGTTTTTCTTTCTGTTGCTAAAATAAAATGCCTTCTCCATATACCTAAATTTTTATCTGCATAGTCTTTTATTTTTCTTAAAACAATTTTCATTTCAATTTTATTCTGAACTGGAATTCTTGAAACAACTATATCAGGAAATGGGTCATCACCTATTATGTTTGAATAGTAAAAATCAGAGGAGAAAAATCCTGTAAATATAGCGTTAGATTGGAATTGTTGAAAAGTAGAAGGAAATAGAAAGGTTGGAACTTTATCTTTCATAATACCCTTTAAAATATCTCTTGGGTCTTTGCTTGCATCACCTATGATTATTAAATAATTAAATTTTGGCTCTTTTGTTATATAAAAGTATTTAAGAAATTTTCTTATTGCAAAGGGACTTTTTATCCCATAGTTAAATTGAACATAAATATCTTTGACTGAAAAGGCTTTTATATTATAGTTACCACCCTTAGGAGATGAGTGGAATAGTACTAATGAGTCAGCAAACTCTTTAAATTCAGGATGATATAAAATTATTGCATTGGCACCACTTACCTTTCTAACATCTTTTTCTATCCTGTATAAAATAATAGAATCAGGTGATAAAGTTTTATCTGTTACAAAAAATAAAGAGGGTAAATTTTCATCTATTTTTGCCTTTAACCCATAATAGGTTTTACCATTTTCAATATAACTTATGATTTCAAAATTTTTGTAATTTTTTTTGTTTATATTTATAAAGAATAAAGGTTTATTTTTAAAACCTTTTATAACAATATTTTTATTTATATTCTTTAATTCAAATTTTAAATTATCTAATTTATTTGAATTAAGCAAAAATTCTCCCTCAATTTCTATATAATTCAAATAATTTGGTATATCTGATTTTTCCCATATAAAAAATAAAGAATCAGAATTTAAAATAAATCCTTTTACATTTACTTCTATGGTATACGGATTCCTTGAGTTATAAATGAAGCTGTCAATAAAATATTTTCCAATTTTTAAATAAATTTTATGAATCCAGTCTATACTTTGAGTTTCTTCTGAATCAAAATTTAATCTTAGTTTATAAAGATTAGAATCAATTGCTAAAGGGATTTTTATTTTTAAAGTTTCTTCTTTTAACTTTGTTAAATATCTAAAAAACCATATATCCTCTGTATCAGAATGAGCGGGGTCAAGATCAGGAAAATATCTTTCCTCTTCAAAATGGAATTTGAAAAATCCACTATTTATATATGAAGTGTCATTATCTGGTTTTGCATCTTCTTCTGGTATTTCCACTTTCGGATTTCTGTTAAAGAAAAGAATATAGATATTTTCAAAGGAATAAAGGTCATAAAAAGAATTTTTACCACTTAGCTTTTTTGCATAAAAAATTATTTCATCAAAAGGATCAAATTTACCATCATTTAAACCTTTTGTTATAATAGGTAATTTTCCCTCTTTTCCTAAAATTGTTATGTAATTTGGATTAACTGTATCAAGATTTATTCCTTTTGAAGATAACATATATCCCTTTATTGAGTAAAGTCCTTCATCTTTTGTATAAATTAAAACTAAATTTTTAGGTAAATTTAAGGGTGTGTCAGTTTCTAAAAAACTTGTCAGATTTACATTTTTAAACTCTTCAATATATGAAGGATTTAAGGCTAATTTTTTTAAAATATTTCCATAGAAATCAAGATTTTTTGAATTAGTTAAATTTTTTTCAAAATTAAAATTAGATTCTCCAATTGCTATTCTATAAGGTCCAAAGTATCCCTCTCTATATATCTTAATTTTATCCCTTATGTTATCATTAATAAGAAAAATTCCTGTTTTTAAGAAAATTATTAAAACAAGATACATTTAAAATTTTCTCCTTTTTTATTTTTTAAAAGATAAATTCCATCTTTAAATTTTCCTTTAATTTTTCTCCCTGAAATATTATAGATTTCTATTTCTTTTTTATCAGTGGGTAATGAAAAAGTTAAAAATTTTTCTTTATCTTTTTTACTCGTATAGGTAAATGTTTTCTTTTTAAAGTAGATATGACTCAAGCCATAGGGAAGTGTTTCTGTATATTTACTTCTATCGCTTTGAAAAAAAACAAAAAATTCATTTTCTGAGGTGATAAGGGGTATCGGAATTTCATTTTTTCCAAGAGAAGTGACAAATAATTTTTTTTCTATTAAAGGATTTTTGTATTTTATAAGGTAAATATCACTATTTATGTTATTTCCCTTTTCATAAAAAATAAAAAGGGTGTCAAAGAAGAAAATCGAAGTTGGATTTTTAAGGTAAAAACCTTCTCCTTCATCTAAAAATAAATTATTTTTTGTATTGAAACTGTAATCTGTTATTTTTAAAAAAAGGGAATCATTCCTTATGTAAGTTATATATAATTCAATACCGGTAAAATTCACAGAGTAGTCATATCCTCTTGCAACTTCAAAGGGTCCCTGAAAAATGTTATTTTTAAATTTCCTTGCTAAAATTTTTTTTGATATTGCTTCATAGTAAAATATCACCTTATCATTATTCTTTAAAGTTATTATAAGGGGATTTTCTGCTATCTCATTTTCTTCAGTTATTTTCTTATTGGTCCAGTTACCAAAATTATCTCTCTCTGATAAATAAATGCTTTCTTCCCATTGCTTTATTTTCCAGTATACAACATAGATTCTGTTATCAAGGTCACAGGTGGCACTGGGAAAAAGATCAAAGGAATTTGTATCCCTTGATACATTTTCAATACCAGGGAAATATATATAAGGGGGAGAGGAGTAAGAATAAAATATATCAGTCTGCCACCAGAAGGGGTATCCTCCTAAATTTCTTTCTGAATTCCAGAAAATATGTAGTTTGAAATTGTAAGAAGAATCTATAACAAGAACAGGGGAACCATCGTAAGGCGGTCTTGTTGAAGGAGGGTCTTCAAAAATTTTAATTGGTGTATCTGTAAAGGTTGTAGTTGGTGTTCTTAAAATATAATAAATATCAGAGTTTAGGTAATGGGGGTATCCTGTAAAAACTAAAAAGGCATATCCATTTTTTTCAGCAACACTAAAATTTTTGTTATCAGTTAAAAAATAGTGTCCACTTACATACTTTGAATATAAAAGGGAATCTGAGGAAAAGTTTAAAAATAAAAATAAAATCATTTTTTTATAGAAAGGTTTATTACTTCTATGAGACCAAGTTCATGAATTCTCAAGGAATAGTATATTTCAAAATTTTTAAAGACAAAACCAGCTCCGAATCTTGGTTCTCTATCATAACCTGCAAGTATTGAAAAAATATCCTTAATTTTTATTTCCATTCCTGATGAATAAAGAAGTTCTATATCATATCCGATTTTACCAGATAATGCGAGACTTATAAATTTTAAATTTTTTTTAAAGGTTAAGAAAGTTAAGATTTTAATATTTTCTTTATCTTCACTTCCTCTGTTCCATAAAATTTTAGTTCCAAAGGGGTCAATTAAAGAAATTCCAAGATAAGTGTTTATTCCTTTTAATTTAAAATCTTTTTTAAAGCCAAGGTCAAAACCTATTCCCTTTCCTTTTAAATCCTTAAATCTTTTATTAATAAGTTTAAACTGGAAAGCAAGATTTAATTTTTTAAACTTAAAAGGAATTAAAAAGGCTTCTTCAATACTTGAAAATTCACCTGTTTTTAATTTAGGGATAGTATCATTTTCTTCTAAGAAAGGGTATTCTGGGATTTCATCAATCTGGGTTCTTATCCATAAGAAACCCGTTTTAATATTTTTAAAGGGAAGAGAAAATCCAAAAAGATAGTAATTTGCTAAAAGTGCAAAGTTTTGGGTTCCAAAATTTAAGCTTATAAAATCGGGTATTAAGGAGGGATTTAATGGTGTTAGATTTATATTATTTTCTGAGATATCAGAGAAACCAAGTGATACTCCTTTTGCATCGGGTAATTCCTTTAGAAATTCAAGAGCATAGTAGGTAAAAATTATTATTAAAACCATAAGACTTATATATTATAATTAAAAAAATGGAAAAAAAACACTATATATTGATAACAACTGAATATCCACCTTTCAAAGGAGGAATTTCGAGGTGTCTTTCTTCAATATATGGGACATTTCCTTCAGACTCACTTACTGTAATTGCCCCTTATTTTAAAGGTTCAGAAGTATTTGATTTTAATCAAAATTATAAAATTAAAAGGTTGAATAAATTTTTTTATTTTTTACCAAAAAAATTAAGTCTTTTTTTATTTATTTTTTCTTTAACCTTTTCTCTTTTTTTAGAAGTTTTAAAAAATAAAGAGAAAAAAATAGTTATACATTCAGGGCATGTTTTAAGTGGTATTACTGCATTTATTTTAAAAAAAATTTTAAAAGTTCCATACATACAATGGACACATGCAATTGAAGTTATGGATAAAAGAAGATTCTGGTTAATAAAGAATATTTTGAATTTTGCAAATTATGTTATAACAATAAGCAAATTTTCAGAAGATTATTTAAAGAGATTTGTTTCTGAAGAAAAGATAAAAAAAATCAGGCATCCATTACCCGAGATTAGGTATCCCTCAAGAGAAATTGTTGAAAAAGTTTCGAGGGAAGTTAGCGGGAAAAAGGTTATTTTAACTGTTGCAAGGTTAGAAAAGTTTAACAGGTATAAGGGTGTAGATCTAACAATAAGAAGTTTTAAAAAAGTTAAGGAAGAAATTCCAGAATCTGTTTATATAGTAATTGGTGTTGGGGGTTTAAAAAGTTATTATGAAGAGATGGCTAAATCTTTAGGCTTGGGAGAAAGTGTTATTTTTAAAGGAGAAATTTCTGATGATGAGCTTTATGCATGGTATTCAATATGTGATTTATTTGTAATGCCTTCAAGGGTTGAAAAAAAATCTAAGGGTATTTTGGGTGAGGGTTTTGGACTTGTTTTTTTAGAGGCTGGTTTTTTTGGTAAACCTGTTATAGGAGGGGAGGGTGGATGTAAGGATGCAATAATTAATGGAGTTACAGGTTTTTTAGTTAACCCAAGAGATGAAGATGAGCTTGCAGAGAAAATTATTTATTTACTCAGAAATCCTTCTGTTGCAAAGAAGATGGGAGAAGAGGGAAAAAGATGGGCAGAGAGTGTAAATAGAAAAGATCTCGGTTTATATTTAAGAGAACTTCTCTAAATTATTTTAAAATTTTATATTCTGTTCCCTTTTTTGTATCTAAAAGTTCTATTCCAAAATTTTTTAATTTTTCTCTGATTTTATCACTTAAATGAAAAATTTTTTCCTCCCTTAGCAGTTGTCTTATTTCAATTATTGTTGAAAGAAGGTTATTTAAAAGAGAAGAATTAATTTTTTCCTCATCCAGTTTAAAACCTAAAATTTTAAGTATAAAAATCATTAAATTTTTTACTTCGAAAAATTCTTCTTTACCATCCTCATAGAGTTTATTAGCTAAATTTTTTAACTCATGTAAAATTGCAAAAACTTTAGGTGTATTTAAATCCTCTTCAAGTGCTGATTCAAATTTTTTTAAATATTCCCTAATTGGAGGTGAAAACCCCTCTAATTCTTTATTTTCCCCTTTAAAAATAATATCTTTTATTTTATCCCATGATTTCTTTGCTTCTTCAAGGGAATTTTCATCATATTCAAGTGGTGATCTGTAGTGAGCTTTTAATAAAAAATATCTCAAAACATCAGGGTGATAACTTTTAAGTGCATCAAGTGCCCTGAAAAAAAGTCCAGTTGATTTACTCATTTTTTCACCTTTCATTCTTAATAGTCCTGTGTGAAACCAGTATTTTGCAAATTCCTTACCGGTTGCTCCTTTACTTTGAGCAATTTCATTTTCATGATGTGGAAATATTAAATCTTCACCTCCTCCATGAATATCAATTGTTTCACCAAGGTGTTTCATACTCATTGCAGAACACTCTATATGCCATCCGGGTCTACCTTCTCCAAAGGGTGAATAAAAAAAAGGTTCATTTTCTTTTTTCTTTTTCCATAAAGAAAAATCAAGGGGATCTTTCTTTGTTGGGTCTGGTTCAACCCTCGCTCCTTTTTCAAGTTCCTCTAAGGGTTTACCCGACAATTTTCCATATTCATCAAATTCTGAAACATCATACCATATATTTCCCTCAGATTCGTAGGCAAGATTCTTATTCAGCAATTTTTTTATAATTTCGGAAATTTCAGTTATATGTTGAGTTGCTCTTGGGTAAATATCAGCTTTTCTTAAATTCATCTTTTCACTTACTTCAAAAAATTCACTTTCATATCTTTCTGCTATTTCCCTAAAATCTTTTCCCTCTTTAATTGCCTTCTGAATAATCTTATCATCAATATCTGTAATATTTAAAACAAATTTAACTTTATAACCTTTGTATTCTAAGAACCTTACAAGAATATCAGCACATAGAAATGCTCTCAAATGGCCAAGGTGTGGTGAATCCTGAACAGTCATTCCACAGAAATAAAATTTAACTTTCCCCTCCTCCAAGGGAATAAAATCTTCAATTTTTTTACTTATAGTATTGAAAATTTTCATTGTTCTTATTATAATATAAAAGTTTATTAAGGGTTCAATCCCCAAAAAAAACAACTTTAAAATTATGAATTTTTTTATTTTTTTAGCTTTTAATATAATAAATGTAGATTTAAATTTCAGGAGAGAGCAGATTTTATGGAAATGGGATTTGCGAAATTTTTCAAATTTAAAAATAAATTCTTTCTATCCTCTTACTTACATAGGACCTGAGGGTGGAATAATTTTATATCCTATAACTTCTGAAGTTAATTTAAAAAAGGTGGTTTTGCCTTCTTTTTTAGAGTATCATAAAAGTGAGAATGTTTTTGCTGGTGATACTTTTGAGATTGCTATACCGTATTCAGGATTAAATTTTAGGTTCGGTAAAAGCGGGGTAATGATTTCATCTAACACATTTCTTCTTTTGAGGGATACCTTGTCCTTTTACTTTACTGATGATAATTTTGCCACGTTAAATATAGTGAGTTTAAATTCAAAAATTGGAGCTTTAGATGCGCTTGGTTCAACAATTTATATGATTTCCGGTGATTCTCTTTTAAGGTCAGATAATGGCGGTTATAATTTTAATTTTATTAGAGATCTTGAAAATTATTTGATTCAGGGTAATTATAACTATGTTATGGATATTTTCCCCTTTAACCAACAGGTGGTTGCAATTGCAGCTTATGGTCAAGAGACTAAATTTTTGATTTCAACTGATGGTGGAAACAATTTTTCTGCTTACAATTTACCCTTTTCTGGAGATATTTATTCCTTGAGATTTGCTCCTCAGAATCAAAATGTTATATTTTTAGATCCTGCATCAGGCGGTGTTCTATACACTACAGATGCTGGTGTTACCTGGAATAATGTAAATTTAATACCAAATTTTCCTCTTTATCCTGGTTTTATCATAGATATTTTACCTTTAAATTCAGATACCTTTTTA
The sequence above is a segment of the candidate division WOR-3 bacterium genome. Coding sequences within it:
- a CDS encoding C25 family cysteine peptidase — encoded protein: MYLVLIIFLKTGIFLINDNIRDKIKIYREGYFGPYRIAIGESNFNFEKNLTNSKNLDFYGNILKKLALNPSYIEEFKNVNLTSFLETDTPLNLPKNLVLIYTKDEGLYSIKGYMLSSKGINLDTVNPNYITILGKEGKLPIITKGLNDGKFDPFDEIIFYAKKLSGKNSFYDLYSFENIYILFFNRNPKVEIPEEDAKPDNDTSYINSGFFKFHFEEERYFPDLDPAHSDTEDIWFFRYLTKLKEETLKIKIPLAIDSNLYKLRLNFDSEETQSIDWIHKIYLKIGKYFIDSFIYNSRNPYTIEVNVKGFILNSDSLFFIWEKSDIPNYLNYIEIEGEFLLNSNKLDNLKFELKNINKNIVIKGFKNKPLFFININKKNYKNFEIISYIENGKTYYGLKAKIDENLPSLFFVTDKTLSPDSIILYRIEKDVRKVSGANAIILYHPEFKEFADSLVLFHSSPKGGNYNIKAFSVKDIYVQFNYGIKSPFAIRKFLKYFYITKEPKFNYLIIIGDASKDPRDILKGIMKDKVPTFLFPSTFQQFQSNAIFTGFFSSDFYYSNIIGDDPFPDIVVSRIPVQNKIEMKIVLRKIKDYADKNLGIWRRHFILATERKTGQGSDIYTQINNFLKSLMKKGMTYVEPDENETPENLINYLSDGASIFNFIGHGGIHTLWVKGAFRQEDLWETTNYKKCYFFTALSCWTGEFGMTDARAFGEEILLLPERGAIGSISLSGSGKEPGNLNFDISSDYTKSIFIGYLRNSINKIGDLVLYSRMYLLSRFSILDKFVETTLKTSNLLGDPLLDLPELEEVNVKSDKNYYNPLDSALIYVQNPQIVSGSSAWEIIYKNLKDKIILRELYTKAFDNGEIKIKFQIPQTITRAKAEIYLYAFGLNPFKEIISKGNLSVKILNVDSIYFKPDIYSEDTFRVYAKLSASYPLKSCELWYSMNDTLNPQNLIRVTMSRTSRNTFKTNITLPPFDRKYFHYAFIATDTFFNSYFSDTLYLKNKTLADLVLKKNLINITPSLKFPEINFPFTNSGGRDANNFYIFYIIKTGSFLKKDSVFINTFKSQETQLLKIPLPCSTYYSYKIILDYKNSVKEISEFNNSDSGIIRNPYIYVDTSGFKGKINFKNLKFNMEFYPSNNLSIYELKKLKNTSIEDSTIKIIGIKENNKEDTIGKFIFENINEKKDVIIKIDKDSLWHKIDYVYDSLNNKIEFYLNQKGEIALFNTNDNKGPLIEVYYKNRKIEEEKFMISKNLDLKILLRDSSGIDLIFKKPEIIFNNSKINYENSMIKKEKGVIINLKEGPLKEGIYPLKLLVFDAMGNKSEKDFLVEVFVPFDILYYGNYPNPAKEGKTVIFYELTKEAEKMEIKIYTVSGRLIKEFITDDEGSPLNLKGKHKVTWNLRDFYGNKVSKGIYFLLLKGKRGKENKKIKAKIAVGE
- a CDS encoding glycosyltransferase family 4 protein yields the protein MEKKHYILITTEYPPFKGGISRCLSSIYGTFPSDSLTVIAPYFKGSEVFDFNQNYKIKRLNKFFYFLPKKLSLFLFIFSLTFSLFLEVLKNKEKKIVIHSGHVLSGITAFILKKILKVPYIQWTHAIEVMDKRRFWLIKNILNFANYVITISKFSEDYLKRFVSEEKIKKIRHPLPEIRYPSREIVEKVSREVSGKKVILTVARLEKFNRYKGVDLTIRSFKKVKEEIPESVYIVIGVGGLKSYYEEMAKSLGLGESVIFKGEISDDELYAWYSICDLFVMPSRVEKKSKGILGEGFGLVFLEAGFFGKPVIGGEGGCKDAIINGVTGFLVNPRDEDELAEKIIYLLRNPSVAKKMGEEGKRWAESVNRKDLGLYLRELL
- the cysS gene encoding cysteine--tRNA ligase — encoded protein: MKIFNTISKKIEDFIPLEEGKVKFYFCGMTVQDSPHLGHLRAFLCADILVRFLEYKGYKVKFVLNITDIDDKIIQKAIKEGKDFREIAERYESEFFEVSEKMNLRKADIYPRATQHITEISEIIKKLLNKNLAYESEGNIWYDVSEFDEYGKLSGKPLEELEKGARVEPDPTKKDPLDFSLWKKKKENEPFFYSPFGEGRPGWHIECSAMSMKHLGETIDIHGGGEDLIFPHHENEIAQSKGATGKEFAKYWFHTGLLRMKGEKMSKSTGLFFRALDALKSYHPDVLRYFLLKAHYRSPLEYDENSLEEAKKSWDKIKDIIFKGENKELEGFSPPIREYLKKFESALEEDLNTPKVFAILHELKNLANKLYEDGKEEFFEVKNLMIFILKILGFKLDEEKINSSLLNNLLSTIIEIRQLLREEKIFHLSDKIREKLKNFGIELLDTKKGTEYKILK